A section of the Corynebacterium tuberculostearicum genome encodes:
- a CDS encoding phosphatidate cytidylyltransferase, which translates to MSDAINRRLPQPKNGAGRDLPAAIGVGVGLGALVVLAVWAGPLAWYAVVALAVGVAMWEVLSRLREHSYYIPRTLLIILGQAMVWVSWPLGAPGLVAVYVTAVLALMFGRLFHNGRHRPPINYLRDMSVGIFVLTWIPLFATFAAMLSLVSTPFASGAASIVVFMLCVVASDTGGYIAGVMFGSHPMAPAVSPKKSWEGFAGSILFGVVTGALTVKFLLHHDAWVGGLMGLGLVICATLGDLVESQFKRELGIKDMSALLPGHGGLMDRLDGMLPSAMVTWVAISFLATFTP; encoded by the coding sequence GTGAGTGACGCCATTAACCGCCGATTGCCTCAGCCGAAGAATGGTGCAGGCCGCGATTTGCCGGCCGCTATCGGCGTTGGCGTAGGCCTTGGCGCACTTGTCGTGCTCGCCGTATGGGCTGGACCACTCGCGTGGTACGCGGTCGTGGCCCTTGCAGTTGGCGTTGCCATGTGGGAGGTGCTCAGCCGCCTGCGGGAGCATTCCTACTATATTCCGCGCACGCTGCTCATTATTTTGGGCCAAGCCATGGTGTGGGTCTCGTGGCCACTGGGCGCGCCCGGCCTTGTTGCGGTCTATGTCACCGCTGTGCTGGCGCTCATGTTTGGTCGCCTCTTCCATAATGGTCGCCATCGCCCGCCAATTAACTACCTGCGGGATATGTCCGTCGGCATTTTTGTGCTGACATGGATTCCGCTTTTTGCCACCTTCGCAGCAATGCTGTCGCTGGTATCGACCCCGTTTGCCAGTGGTGCCGCTTCCATCGTCGTCTTCATGTTGTGCGTGGTGGCCTCCGATACTGGTGGCTATATCGCTGGCGTGATGTTTGGCTCGCATCCCATGGCCCCTGCGGTGAGCCCCAAGAAATCGTGGGAGGGCTTTGCCGGGTCCATCCTTTTTGGCGTGGTCACCGGCGCGCTTACCGTGAAGTTCCTGCTCCATCACGATGCCTGGGTGGGCGGCCTAATGGGGCTTGGCCTTGTCATTTGTGCCACCTTGGGCGACTTAGTGGAATCACAGTTTAAGCGTGAGCTGGGAATCAAGGATATGTCGGCCTTGCTGCCAGGCCACGGTGGACTGATGGACCGCCTGGATGGCATGCTGCCTTCCGCCATGGTCACCTGGGTGGCCATTAGCTTCCTGGCAACGTTTACGCCATAG
- a CDS encoding LapA family protein: MTNPNYPADDFSSSDADLSSTELNTSAPETDSSLEPTVSDSTSHSTQPSGKAKGSFAASTWIALIVDFLLLIVLIVFIMQNQHEVPMNFLGWSGEFPAGIAFLIFAIGGALIMALVGGWRMFELRRQLRKQAQQV, translated from the coding sequence ATGACAAATCCGAATTACCCCGCAGATGACTTTTCTTCTTCCGACGCAGACCTCTCCTCGACGGAGCTGAACACTTCTGCACCGGAGACCGATTCTAGCCTAGAGCCGACGGTCTCTGACTCTACTTCTCACTCCACCCAGCCTTCCGGCAAGGCGAAGGGATCTTTCGCAGCCAGCACTTGGATCGCGCTCATCGTAGATTTCCTGCTGCTGATTGTCCTCATTGTTTTCATCATGCAAAACCAGCACGAGGTTCCCATGAACTTCCTAGGCTGGTCCGGTGAATTCCCTGCCGGAATTGCTTTCCTCATCTTCGCCATTGGCGGAGCACTCATCATGGCTCTGGTGGGTGGCTGGCGCATGTTTGAGTTGCGCCGCCAACTGCGCAAACAGGCTCAGCAGGTATAA
- the frr gene encoding ribosome recycling factor — MIDEIQLEAEEHMTASVEHTREQLVTIRTGRANPTMFNGLVAEYYGVPTPITQMATISVPEPRMLLIKPYEQSMIHEIENSIRNSDLGVNPTNDGQVLRVTVPQLTEERRKEMVKLAKSKGEDGKIAIRNIRRKAMEQLKKLQKDGDAGEDEVIAAEKEMEKITSGYIEQVDKLVENKENELMEV; from the coding sequence ATGATCGATGAGATTCAGCTCGAAGCAGAAGAGCACATGACCGCTTCCGTCGAGCACACCCGCGAGCAGCTGGTGACCATTCGTACCGGCCGCGCGAACCCCACCATGTTCAACGGCTTGGTAGCCGAATACTACGGTGTACCTACTCCGATTACCCAGATGGCTACCATTTCCGTACCGGAGCCGCGCATGCTGCTCATCAAGCCTTATGAGCAGTCCATGATTCATGAGATTGAAAACTCCATCCGCAACTCGGATTTGGGCGTGAATCCCACCAACGATGGTCAGGTTCTGCGCGTGACCGTTCCGCAGCTCACGGAGGAGCGTCGTAAGGAAATGGTGAAGCTGGCCAAGAGCAAGGGCGAGGACGGCAAGATTGCTATCCGTAATATTCGCCGCAAGGCCATGGAGCAGTTGAAGAAGCTGCAGAAGGACGGCGACGCCGGCGAGGATGAGGTCATCGCTGCGGAAAAGGAAATGGAAAAGATTACTTCCGGCTACATCGAGCAGGTGGACAAGCTGGTAGAAAATAAGGAAAACGAGCTGATGGAGGTCTAA